Proteins encoded together in one Bradyrhizobium sp. PSBB068 window:
- a CDS encoding winged helix-turn-helix transcriptional regulator: protein MAGILPTDENDSDRLVLGLLTSLEADGAQSQRRIAADLGVALGLVNAYLKRAIKKGFVKVGQAPARRYAYYLTPQGFSEKSRLTVQFLSDSFSLFRKAKEEYGKLFERAQARGFKRVVLAGQSDLCEIAILCAVDGPISVLAIVDPDATAARFIGVKVVSSYALVEEPFDAVVVTHLTAARSVFDQAVSNFGAEKVLAPDLLGLRPKQPQGA, encoded by the coding sequence ATGGCAGGCATTCTACCGACCGATGAGAATGACAGCGACCGGCTGGTGCTCGGACTACTCACCTCGCTCGAGGCGGATGGTGCGCAGTCGCAGCGGCGGATCGCAGCCGACCTGGGCGTCGCGCTCGGTCTGGTCAACGCCTACCTGAAGCGGGCGATCAAGAAAGGTTTCGTCAAGGTCGGGCAGGCTCCCGCGCGGCGATATGCGTACTATCTCACACCGCAGGGCTTCTCCGAGAAATCGCGGCTGACCGTTCAATTCCTGTCCGACTCCTTTTCGCTGTTTCGCAAGGCGAAGGAGGAGTATGGCAAGCTGTTTGAACGTGCGCAGGCGCGGGGCTTCAAGCGGGTCGTGCTCGCCGGGCAATCGGACCTTTGCGAAATTGCGATCCTGTGTGCGGTCGACGGACCAATCTCGGTCCTTGCGATCGTCGATCCCGATGCAACCGCCGCCAGGTTCATTGGCGTCAAGGTGGTTTCCTCCTACGCGTTGGTCGAGGAGCCGTTTGATGCTGTCGTCGTCACCCATCTGACGGCGGCGCGAAGCGTATTCGACCAGGCGGTCAGCAATTTCGGCGCAGAGAAGGTGCTCGCGCCGGACCTGTTGGGCTTGCGTCCCAAGCAGCCGCAGGGAGCGTGA
- a CDS encoding glycosyltransferase family 4 protein translates to MNIWLLHPFAGGPGLGRHYRPFWLADAWTKMGHRVVVVSAAFHHLHRQPRVPGPQRINDVDFWFLDAPRYRDGSLGRLRNNLSFGPAVRSAASAIAAQFGKPDLIIASSPHLFFISAAQQVARQFGAGFWLEIRDLWPESIVALGMTPPWHPLMKVLGWKERAAYRAADRVICLLAGAEAHMRARGLAAGKFLWIPNGVSDGEIQSALTIECLDHPLVDRIKALKQQGRRVVLYAGGMGPPNAVEAVLDAASILGKANTGVHFVMIGSGTSRDALKQRAAALANVEFHEEVDRSVVHGMLHASDCAVVAFHKNALYHHGISPNKLFDYCLFAPRTVIACEERALVGLEDLVTARCAPDDADALAVSLRAALDGPPRPLSDRVAVARRYSYSTLAARYLAESSDPA, encoded by the coding sequence ATGAACATCTGGCTATTGCATCCGTTCGCCGGGGGACCGGGTCTCGGCCGTCACTATCGTCCGTTCTGGCTAGCCGATGCCTGGACGAAGATGGGGCATCGGGTGGTGGTTGTCAGCGCCGCCTTTCACCATCTGCACAGGCAGCCGCGCGTGCCGGGACCGCAGCGGATCAATGACGTCGACTTCTGGTTTCTCGACGCGCCGCGCTATCGCGATGGCAGTTTAGGGCGGCTTCGGAACAATTTGAGCTTTGGGCCGGCTGTCCGCTCGGCAGCCTCGGCAATTGCTGCGCAGTTCGGCAAGCCGGATCTGATCATTGCGTCGAGCCCGCATCTGTTCTTCATCTCGGCGGCGCAACAGGTTGCACGGCAATTCGGTGCCGGGTTCTGGCTGGAGATCCGCGACCTCTGGCCGGAGAGCATCGTGGCGCTTGGAATGACGCCGCCATGGCATCCCCTGATGAAGGTGCTGGGCTGGAAGGAGCGCGCTGCCTATCGCGCGGCAGATCGCGTGATCTGCCTGCTGGCCGGAGCTGAAGCCCATATGCGTGCGCGGGGCTTGGCGGCCGGCAAGTTCCTGTGGATCCCGAACGGGGTGTCCGACGGCGAAATACAGAGCGCGCTGACGATCGAGTGTCTCGATCATCCCCTCGTCGACCGCATCAAGGCGCTGAAGCAGCAGGGCAGGCGCGTCGTCCTGTACGCCGGCGGCATGGGCCCGCCGAATGCGGTGGAGGCCGTTCTCGACGCGGCTTCGATCCTTGGCAAAGCGAATACCGGGGTCCATTTCGTGATGATCGGCTCCGGCACCTCGCGGGACGCCCTGAAGCAGCGGGCAGCAGCGCTTGCCAATGTGGAGTTTCACGAGGAAGTCGATCGCTCGGTCGTGCACGGCATGCTGCATGCTTCCGATTGCGCCGTCGTCGCCTTCCACAAGAATGCGCTCTATCACCACGGCATCAGTCCCAACAAACTGTTCGACTACTGCCTCTTCGCGCCGCGCACCGTCATTGCTTGCGAGGAACGGGCGCTCGTTGGGCTCGAAGATCTGGTGACCGCGCGATGTGCGCCTGATGATGCCGATGCGCTTGCCGTCTCCCTGCGTGCCGCGCTGGACGGTCCGCCGCGTCCGCTCAGCGATCGCGTCGCCGTCGCGCGTCGGTACAGCTATTCGACACTGGCGGCGCGATATCTCGCCGAGTCCTCAGATCCGGCCTGA